In the genome of Christensenella timonensis, one region contains:
- the radC gene encoding RadC family protein: MHDGHRARLKNRYLQKGLSAFEDHEALELLLFYAIPRRDTNALAHTLLKKFGSLGRLLRADARDIAHVDGIGEQSAILISLVGSLMLREASAPAGKTVRLKSIDAAIRYVQGLFEGKTEEQFYVVCLDAHCAVLHTELLSRGTATQAPVYVRHITESVIRSGADKVIVAHNHPGGNPQPSKKDIETTQRILLAMDALDIDLLDHIIVGAADAFSLAEKILLRGKYPEKDARLAQYGERVMQDLPSFLQR, encoded by the coding sequence CTGCATGACGGGCACCGCGCACGCCTCAAAAACCGCTACCTGCAAAAGGGGCTTAGCGCCTTTGAAGACCACGAAGCGCTTGAGCTCTTGCTTTTTTACGCTATCCCGCGCCGCGATACCAATGCGCTTGCGCATACCTTACTGAAAAAATTCGGCAGCTTAGGGCGCCTGCTGCGTGCGGACGCACGGGACATCGCCCATGTCGACGGCATCGGCGAGCAAAGCGCCATCCTGATCTCCCTTGTGGGCAGCCTCATGCTGCGGGAAGCCTCAGCGCCCGCTGGGAAAACGGTGCGCCTAAAATCCATCGACGCGGCGATCCGTTATGTGCAGGGCCTTTTTGAGGGCAAGACAGAGGAACAGTTTTATGTGGTGTGCCTGGACGCGCACTGCGCCGTGCTGCATACCGAGCTTTTGAGCCGCGGCACCGCGACGCAGGCCCCCGTTTATGTCCGCCATATCACGGAAAGCGTCATCCGCTCGGGCGCCGACAAGGTCATCGTTGCGCACAACCATCCGGGCGGCAATCCCCAGCCCAGCAAAAAGGATATCGAGACTACCCAGCGTATCCTGCTCGCCATGGATGCCCTGGATATCGACCTGCTGGACCATATCATCGTCGGGGCTGCGGACGCTTTCAGCCTTGCGGAAAAAATTCTGCTGCGCGGCAAATACCCTGAAAAAGACGCGCGCCTTGCCCAATACGGCGAGCGCGTCATGCAAGACCTGCCTTCCTTTTTGCAAAGGTAG
- a CDS encoding GNAT family N-acetyltransferase, giving the protein MAIEYFHIKERDFDLVEQLIQIENSSYEAGGLDVFDLIAMLRHARVYVAVEYDEILGAVYFMRNFDNPDKVFLHSINILDPQANPNLGTSLLNIAFADMKTFGIKMVEVNVDPSNYRALKIYREHLGFVASDSMQSEILNGEEILMLQKEL; this is encoded by the coding sequence ATGGCAATTGAATATTTCCATATAAAAGAGCGGGACTTCGACTTAGTGGAACAGCTGATCCAGATCGAAAACTCGTCCTATGAAGCGGGCGGCCTCGACGTGTTCGACCTGATCGCCATGCTCCGCCACGCGCGCGTATACGTTGCCGTAGAATATGACGAAATTTTAGGCGCTGTCTATTTCATGCGCAACTTCGATAACCCGGACAAGGTTTTCCTGCACAGCATCAACATCTTAGACCCGCAGGCAAACCCCAACCTTGGAACGTCGCTTTTAAATATCGCCTTTGCCGATATGAAAACCTTCGGCATCAAGATGGTGGAAGTGAACGTAGACCCGTCCAACTACCGCGCGCTCAAGATCTACCGCGAACACCTCGGCTTCGTTGCGAGCGACAGCATGCAGAGCGAGATTTTGAACGGCGAGGAAATACTGATGCTGCAAAAGGAGCTGTAA
- a CDS encoding GntR family transcriptional regulator — translation MKIDFESETPIYLQISAQIEDSILSGAFGEETQVPSTTEISTLYHINPATVLKGMALLVDDGILYKKRGVGMFVKQGAAQAIRKKRQQSFYEDFVLSLLNEAEKLGISPEELIDMIAKGAKK, via the coding sequence ATGAAGATCGATTTTGAAAGCGAAACCCCTATCTACTTGCAGATATCCGCGCAGATCGAAGACTCCATCCTCTCCGGTGCATTCGGCGAAGAAACGCAGGTACCCTCCACAACAGAGATTTCAACGCTCTACCATATCAACCCCGCCACCGTTTTAAAAGGCATGGCGCTGCTGGTGGACGACGGTATCTTATACAAGAAACGAGGTGTCGGTATGTTTGTAAAACAGGGGGCCGCGCAGGCCATCCGTAAAAAGCGGCAGCAATCCTTTTACGAGGATTTCGTCTTAAGCCTGCTAAACGAAGCGGAAAAATTGGGCATCAGCCCTGAAGAATTGATCGATATGATCGCGAAAGGGGCAAAAAAATGA
- a CDS encoding ATP-binding cassette domain-containing protein yields the protein MIELKNVTKKFRDLTALDRVNLSFEENHIYGLLGRNGAGKSTLLNLVTNRLFPTGGFIYADGMPVMENDKALSLVSYMSEDTLYDPSIPVRRIFEWTKLFYPGFDMDYAYMLAQKFSLDPRKKSGKLSTGYRSIFKLILTLASGAKYLLFDEPVLGLDANHRQLFYDELLTRYAQNPCTVILSTHLIEEVAGIIDRVIIIKDGGILLDRETEDIQRMGFTVSGQRDAVRAWCEGKNILGTQELGGLMLAHILGERTDVPPALAVTPLDLQQLFIHLTNA from the coding sequence ATGATCGAACTGAAAAACGTGACCAAAAAGTTCAGGGACTTAACGGCGCTCGACCGCGTGAACCTTTCCTTTGAAGAAAACCACATCTACGGACTGCTCGGGCGCAACGGCGCGGGCAAATCCACCCTTTTAAACCTTGTGACCAACCGCCTGTTCCCCACCGGGGGCTTCATTTACGCGGACGGTATGCCGGTCATGGAAAACGACAAGGCGCTGTCCCTCGTTTCCTACATGAGCGAAGATACGCTTTACGACCCTTCCATCCCCGTGCGGCGCATCTTTGAATGGACAAAGCTTTTTTATCCCGGCTTTGACATGGATTACGCCTATATGCTGGCGCAAAAGTTTTCCCTCGACCCCAGGAAAAAATCGGGCAAGCTCTCAACGGGTTACCGCTCCATTTTCAAACTGATCCTGACGCTGGCGTCGGGCGCCAAATACCTGCTGTTCGACGAGCCGGTACTGGGCCTTGACGCGAACCACAGGCAGCTTTTTTACGACGAGCTTTTGACACGCTATGCACAGAATCCCTGTACGGTTATCCTCTCCACCCACCTGATCGAGGAAGTAGCGGGCATCATCGACCGCGTTATCATCATCAAAGACGGCGGAATCCTCCTTGACCGGGAAACCGAGGATATCCAGAGGATGGGCTTTACCGTTTCCGGTCAAAGGGACGCGGTGCGCGCGTGGTGCGAGGGCAAAAACATCCTCGGTACGCAGGAATTAGGCGGGCTGATGCTTGCCCATATCCTCGGCGAACGCACGGACGTCCCCCCCGCACTGGCGGTTACGCCGCTCGACCTCCAGCAGCTCTTTATCCACCTGACCAACGCATAA
- a CDS encoding TatD family nuclease-associated radical SAM protein, which produces MEANLDTYVYKLGDVNYINLTNRCTNDCEFCLRRTGDGVAGYDLWLKQEPTAGDIIKQLEKDKTDVVFCGYGEPTIRIDELKEVAAYVKNYGGHTRLNTNGHASAFHGRDIAQELAGLIDEVSISLNEADARKYEAVVHSRYGEDGFRYMLDFARDCVKYGIHTTLSVVDVISPEDIETCRRIAQDVGAHFRVRHYIS; this is translated from the coding sequence ATGGAAGCGAATTTGGATACATATGTTTATAAGCTAGGCGACGTCAATTATATCAATTTGACGAACAGGTGCACGAACGACTGTGAATTTTGCCTGCGCAGGACGGGCGACGGCGTTGCCGGATACGACCTGTGGCTCAAACAAGAGCCCACGGCGGGCGATATCATAAAGCAGCTGGAAAAGGACAAGACGGACGTCGTTTTCTGCGGTTACGGCGAACCAACCATCCGCATAGACGAATTAAAAGAGGTGGCGGCGTACGTCAAAAATTACGGCGGTCATACGCGCCTCAATACCAACGGGCACGCGAGCGCCTTTCACGGCAGGGACATCGCACAGGAGCTGGCGGGACTGATCGACGAGGTGTCCATCAGCCTAAACGAGGCGGATGCGCGCAAGTATGAAGCGGTGGTACACAGCCGCTATGGAGAGGACGGGTTCCGTTATATGCTCGATTTTGCACGGGACTGCGTGAAATACGGCATACACACGACGCTTTCGGTGGTGGATGTGATCAGCCCGGAGGATATCGAGACGTGCCGCAGGATCGCGCAGGACGTGGGCGCGCACTTCAGGGTGCGGCACTATATTTCGTAG
- a CDS encoding TatD family hydrolase — protein sequence MKLFDTHVHLLSGHFDEDRETLIARLAGQGIEYVVESSPDIADSIRAAGLAKEHHSVYAAVGVHPHSASEWDEAAKDVLRSLSKEEKVVAIGEIGLDYHYDFSPRDTQKRAFSEQVKLAMELGLPIVVHSREATLDTLAILKQYPGVRGELHCFSGSAQTAEELVKMGFYIAFGGALTFKNARKTIEAAQAVPMERLLLETDCPYMTPVPLRGKRNEPAYVRYVAEKMAEVRQLPVEEVARITLENGKRFFGIE from the coding sequence ATGAAATTGTTCGATACACATGTACACCTTCTGAGCGGGCATTTTGACGAGGACAGGGAAACGCTCATCGCAAGGCTCGCGGGGCAGGGGATCGAATATGTCGTGGAAAGCTCGCCGGACATTGCGGACAGCATCCGTGCCGCGGGGCTCGCAAAGGAGCACCACAGCGTCTATGCGGCGGTGGGCGTGCATCCGCACAGCGCGTCGGAGTGGGACGAAGCTGCCAAAGATGTGCTGCGTTCCCTAAGCAAAGAAGAAAAGGTGGTCGCGATCGGCGAGATCGGGCTCGATTACCACTACGATTTTTCCCCGCGGGATACGCAGAAACGGGCATTTTCCGAGCAGGTTAAGCTGGCGATGGAGCTTGGCCTGCCCATCGTGGTGCACAGCAGGGAAGCGACGCTTGACACACTGGCTATCTTAAAGCAATACCCGGGCGTGCGCGGGGAGCTGCACTGTTTTTCCGGCAGCGCGCAGACGGCGGAGGAGCTTGTGAAAATGGGCTTTTACATCGCCTTTGGCGGGGCGCTTACCTTTAAGAACGCACGCAAGACGATCGAGGCGGCGCAGGCCGTGCCCATGGAGCGGCTGCTGCTTGAAACGGATTGCCCGTACATGACGCCGGTACCGCTGCGCGGGAAACGCAACGAGCCTGCCTATGTACGCTATGTGGCGGAAAAGATGGCGGAGGTAAGGCAGCTGCCCGTAGAAGAGGTCGCACGGATCACCCTGGAAAACGGGAAGCGGTTTTTCGGGATAGAATAA
- the metG gene encoding methionine--tRNA ligase — MSEKFYITTPIYYPSDKLHIGHAYCTTAADSIARFKRQTGYDVMFLTGTDEHGQKIEKIAMEKGMSPKEYVDGIVAQIKALWELMNITNDDFIRTTDKRHEQCVQKIFQKLYDQGDIYKSEYESWYCTPCEAFWTDTQLIDGKCPDCGRPVQRVKEESYFFRASKYADKLIQHIKDNPEFIQPESRKNEMLNNFLLPGLEDLCVSRSSFRWGIPVPFDKDHVMYVWIDALSNYISALGYLSDDDSMFRKYWPADLHLVGKEIVRFHTITWPTILMALGLPLPKRVYGHGWLTLQGGKMSKSRGNVVDPVVLVGRYGVDAIRYFLMREAPLGSDLMFSNELLLTRINADLANDLGNLLSRTVAMVDKYFGGEIPAAGEAEKDDRKLIDFASGLPGRFEALMNEWKVSEALGETWQYVGMLNKYIDVTMPWALAKDEGKKPRLASVMYHLAEGLRIISVLIESVMPETAVKMREQLGIDNCGPLSCWDSILEYGQLRAGINVMKGAPIFPRIEVDKELAELDKLMAAAQEPPKEEKKQEGPQQITIDDFKKVQLKTAKVIHCENLEGSDKLLKLTVKCGGERRTIVSGIRESFCAQDMVGKTVVIVANLKPAKLRGTLSEGMILAVGDNPDIALVTADSEDGLTVG; from the coding sequence ATGAGTGAAAAATTTTACATCACGACGCCGATCTATTATCCGAGCGACAAGCTGCACATCGGCCATGCGTATTGCACGACCGCGGCAGATTCGATCGCGCGCTTCAAGCGCCAGACGGGCTATGACGTCATGTTCCTCACGGGGACGGACGAGCACGGCCAGAAGATCGAGAAGATCGCCATGGAAAAGGGGATGTCCCCCAAAGAATATGTGGACGGCATCGTGGCGCAGATCAAGGCGCTGTGGGAGCTGATGAACATCACGAACGATGATTTTATCCGTACCACGGACAAACGCCATGAGCAATGCGTACAGAAAATTTTTCAGAAGCTCTACGACCAGGGCGATATCTATAAAAGCGAATACGAGAGCTGGTATTGCACGCCGTGCGAGGCATTCTGGACGGATACGCAGCTCATAGACGGGAAATGCCCGGACTGCGGGCGGCCCGTGCAGCGCGTCAAGGAGGAAAGCTATTTCTTCCGTGCGTCAAAGTATGCGGACAAGCTGATACAGCACATCAAAGACAACCCGGAGTTCATCCAGCCTGAATCGCGCAAAAATGAGATGCTCAACAACTTTTTGCTGCCCGGGCTTGAAGATTTATGCGTATCGCGCTCGTCCTTCCGGTGGGGCATACCCGTTCCCTTTGACAAGGACCACGTGATGTATGTATGGATCGATGCGCTTTCCAACTATATTTCGGCGCTCGGCTATTTATCGGACGACGACAGTATGTTCCGGAAATATTGGCCGGCAGACCTGCATTTGGTGGGCAAGGAGATCGTGCGCTTCCATACGATCACATGGCCGACGATTTTGATGGCGCTCGGCCTGCCGCTGCCAAAGCGCGTGTACGGACACGGCTGGCTCACGCTGCAGGGCGGGAAGATGAGCAAGAGCCGCGGCAACGTGGTCGACCCGGTCGTATTGGTCGGGCGGTACGGCGTGGACGCGATCCGCTACTTCCTCATGCGCGAGGCGCCGCTCGGAAGCGACCTGATGTTTTCCAACGAGCTGCTGCTTACGCGTATCAACGCAGACCTTGCGAACGACCTTGGGAACCTGCTTTCGCGCACGGTCGCGATGGTCGACAAATACTTCGGCGGGGAGATTCCCGCTGCGGGAGAGGCCGAAAAAGACGACCGCAAGCTGATCGATTTTGCAAGCGGGCTGCCCGGGCGGTTTGAAGCGCTGATGAACGAATGGAAGGTGTCCGAAGCACTGGGCGAGACGTGGCAGTATGTGGGCATGCTCAATAAATATATTGACGTTACCATGCCGTGGGCGCTTGCAAAGGACGAGGGGAAAAAACCGCGGCTTGCGAGCGTGATGTACCACCTGGCGGAGGGGCTGCGCATTATTTCCGTGCTGATCGAGAGCGTGATGCCCGAAACAGCGGTTAAGATGCGCGAACAATTGGGTATTGATAATTGTGGGCCCCTTAGTTGTTGGGACAGCATTTTGGAATACGGGCAGCTGCGCGCGGGGATCAATGTCATGAAGGGCGCGCCCATCTTCCCGCGTATCGAGGTAGATAAGGAGCTTGCGGAGCTGGATAAACTGATGGCGGCGGCGCAGGAGCCGCCCAAAGAGGAAAAGAAGCAGGAAGGGCCGCAGCAGATCACGATCGACGACTTTAAGAAGGTGCAGCTTAAGACCGCAAAGGTCATCCATTGCGAAAACCTGGAAGGGTCTGACAAGCTGCTTAAGCTGACGGTCAAGTGCGGCGGCGAGCGCAGGACGATCGTTTCGGGGATACGCGAAAGCTTTTGCGCGCAGGATATGGTCGGCAAGACGGTGGTGATCGTGGCGAACTTAAAGCCCGCAAAGCTGCGCGGCACGCTTTCAGAGGGGATGATCCTCGCCGTGGGCGATAACCCGGATATCGCACTTGTGACGGCTGACAGTGAGGATGGGTTGACCGTTGGATAA